From a single Anaerolineales bacterium genomic region:
- a CDS encoding MaoC family dehydratase — protein sequence MPTLTIGDKITRKQTITDEMIRNFAELTGDMNPVHLDDEYAAGTRFGRRIAHGMIAAGIISAALANDLPGPGTVYLSQTLNFKAPVYPDDTVTATIEVKSLHASKPIATLSTSCANQDGVIVLEGEAVVLYKNET from the coding sequence ATGCCCACACTCACCATCGGCGACAAAATCACCCGCAAACAAACCATCACGGATGAAATGATCCGTAATTTTGCCGAACTCACCGGCGATATGAACCCCGTCCACCTCGACGATGAATACGCCGCCGGCACCCGCTTCGGACGACGCATCGCGCACGGCATGATCGCCGCCGGTATCATCTCCGCCGCGCTCGCCAACGACCTGCCTGGTCCCGGCACGGTGTATCTCAGCCAGACCTTGAACTTCAAAGCGCCGGTCTATCCGGATGATACGGTCACCGCGACCATCGAAGTCAAGTCCCTTCACGCCAGCAAACCCATTGCCACACTTTCCACTTCATGCGCAAATCAAGATGGCGTTATCGTCCTGGAAGGTGAGGCGGTGGTCTTATACAAAAACGAAACTTGA
- a CDS encoding GGDEF domain-containing protein: MLKKLLMKFGAIKLTAALTILSILISILITASLTMVIAGEVGVFSLMIATIVPAAITPFFAYITLRLTHQVHVAEERLRQLSITDDLTNSYNRRYFIETAKKALAAVRRYGGSFSIILLDVDDFKQINDTHGHAAGDKVLVAVSEICSAAIRSSDLFARYGGEEFAILVHSCSPANIEKFMERIRLKLSESRVPFNSNHIGFTVSMGAATYNDETPNIDALLMRADTALYTAKRQGKNRVILA; this comes from the coding sequence ATGCTGAAAAAGCTGCTGATGAAATTTGGCGCGATCAAATTAACCGCCGCGCTCACCATTCTCTCAATCCTGATCTCCATCCTGATCACCGCATCCCTGACGATGGTCATCGCAGGCGAGGTGGGCGTTTTCAGCTTAATGATCGCAACCATCGTACCCGCTGCGATCACGCCCTTCTTCGCCTACATAACATTACGGTTGACGCACCAGGTCCATGTCGCAGAGGAGCGGCTGCGTCAACTCTCCATTACGGACGATCTGACCAATTCCTATAACAGGCGGTATTTTATCGAAACGGCGAAAAAGGCGCTGGCCGCCGTCCGCCGCTACGGCGGCTCTTTTTCGATCATCCTGCTTGACGTGGACGATTTCAAACAGATCAACGACACTCACGGTCACGCGGCAGGAGACAAGGTCCTGGTGGCTGTCAGCGAGATCTGCTCGGCAGCCATCCGCAGTTCCGATCTCTTTGCCCGCTACGGTGGCGAGGAGTTTGCAATCCTTGTCCACAGTTGTTCTCCAGCCAACATCGAGAAATTTATGGAGCGTATAAGGTTGAAACTGTCAGAATCGCGCGTCCCGTTCAACTCGAACCACATCGGGTTCACTGTCAGCATGGGCGCGGCAACTTATAATGACGAGACGCCCAACATCGATGCCCTGCTCATGCGCGCCGATACCGCGCTTTACACTGCAAAAAGACAGGGGAAGAACCGCGTCATCCTCGCGTAG
- a CDS encoding DUF4440 domain-containing protein, which translates to MTISSEFQIIADTWKAAYNGTDAGQLAPLYSQDAQYISGHVPGLVASGRKRLIANFQAGMNMGGHIDRLEILSAVESGELANVLCAYHADNAGQKVSGRTLLLFKIVDDKWLIYLHMTVV; encoded by the coding sequence ATGACCATATCTTCGGAATTTCAAATCATCGCAGACACATGGAAAGCCGCCTATAACGGAACGGACGCCGGTCAGCTTGCGCCGCTCTATTCACAGGACGCGCAATATATTTCCGGGCATGTCCCCGGGTTGGTTGCCAGCGGACGGAAAAGGCTGATCGCCAACTTTCAGGCGGGCATGAATATGGGCGGTCACATTGACCGACTTGAGATCCTGTCAGCGGTTGAATCCGGCGAGCTCGCCAACGTATTATGCGCATATCACGCGGACAATGCCGGTCAAAAAGTGTCCGGCAGGACCCTTCTGCTTTTCAAGATAGTTGATGACAAATGGTTGATCTATCTGCACATGACAGTTGTGTAA
- a CDS encoding GNAT family protein has protein sequence MEVKPVVLQGSYVRLEPLREDHIPGLTEIGAGQDFWNFMLYGDIKSEADMRNWVLDIMERGKKGGDLPFAVIHLASGRVAGATRYLNIMPNDRGLEIGGTWYGKDFQRTEVNTECKYLLLKHAFEDLKCIRVQLKTDSLNVRSQKAIERIGAVKEGVLRNHMILPDGRIRYSVFYSVIDSEWGDVKKRLEEMLSI, from the coding sequence ATGGAAGTGAAACCCGTTGTCCTGCAAGGCAGTTACGTCCGCTTGGAACCGTTGCGCGAAGATCACATCCCCGGGTTGACGGAGATCGGCGCTGGACAGGATTTCTGGAATTTCATGTTGTACGGCGATATCAAGTCCGAAGCCGACATGCGGAACTGGGTGTTGGATATTATGGAGCGCGGCAAAAAGGGAGGGGATCTGCCATTCGCCGTCATCCATCTTGCGTCAGGGCGCGTGGCAGGCGCAACCCGTTATTTGAACATCATGCCCAATGACCGCGGGCTGGAGATCGGCGGCACATGGTATGGAAAAGATTTCCAGCGCACAGAGGTCAATACCGAGTGCAAGTATTTGCTGTTGAAACATGCTTTCGAGGATCTGAAATGCATCCGCGTGCAGTTGAAAACGGACTCGCTCAACGTCCGTTCGCAGAAAGCTATCGAGCGCATCGGTGCGGTTAAGGAGGGCGTGCTCCGCAATCACATGATCCTGCCCGATGGGCGCATCCGGTACTCGGTGTTCTACTCCGTCATCGATTCGGAGTGGGGGGATGTGAAGAAACGGCTGGAGGAGATGCTGTCGATCTAG
- a CDS encoding UDP-N-acetylmuramoyl-L-alanyl-D-glutamate--2,6-diaminopimelate ligase, with protein MQLKNLFIDFPLPMPSHIPDAEINGIVIDSRAVKPGYLFVAMRGRDADGHDYIQKAIGNGAAAIVGDRDLSGFSVPYIQLENSRHALTWLAAAFHAFPARKLTVIGVTGTDGKTTTSNLIYEVLIAAGLKAGMISTVNAVIGDEVLDTGFHVTTPDAHDVQAYLAKMVGAGLTHVVLETTSHGWSQHRVDACEFDIGVVTNITHEHMDEHGGYENYRAAKARLFTSLEWTREKPQGNPRLGIINRDDAKSFAFLNDHIAVNRTNYGLGEEADVRAVDIEYSPSGIQFAATSKDFRVAISSNLVGAYNVSNCLAALTATVYGLGIDPQVAAQGIASLEGIPGRMERIDMGQNFTAIVDFAHTPNALKVALEAGRTMTKGRVISVFGSAGLRDKEKRRMMAETSAELADLTVLTAEDPRTESLDGILEEMAAGARSKGGREGETFWRVADRGEAIKFALRLAREGDIVLSCGKGHEQSMCFGKTEYLWDDRTAMRAALAEFLGVDGPPMPYLPSQDKPEAEWLKG; from the coding sequence ATGCAACTCAAGAATTTATTTATTGATTTCCCGCTCCCAATGCCCTCCCATATTCCCGATGCGGAGATCAACGGCATCGTCATTGACAGCCGCGCGGTGAAGCCCGGCTATCTTTTTGTCGCCATGCGCGGGCGCGATGCGGATGGGCATGATTACATTCAAAAAGCCATCGGGAATGGCGCCGCCGCTATCGTGGGGGACAGGGATCTGAGCGGATTCTCCGTTCCGTACATTCAACTGGAAAACTCGCGTCACGCCCTGACCTGGCTTGCCGCCGCCTTTCATGCCTTTCCCGCCCGAAAGCTGACCGTCATCGGCGTGACCGGCACGGACGGTAAAACCACGACCAGCAACCTAATCTACGAAGTCCTGATCGCTGCGGGATTGAAAGCGGGGATGATCTCGACCGTCAATGCCGTGATCGGGGATGAAGTGCTGGATACGGGCTTTCATGTCACTACGCCGGATGCGCATGATGTTCAAGCATATCTCGCTAAGATGGTGGGGGCAGGGCTGACGCACGTTGTGCTGGAGACCACGTCTCATGGATGGTCTCAGCATCGCGTGGATGCCTGCGAGTTCGACATTGGCGTGGTCACGAACATCACACACGAACACATGGATGAGCATGGCGGCTACGAAAACTATCGCGCGGCAAAAGCAAGGCTGTTCACCAGCCTCGAGTGGACGCGGGAGAAACCGCAGGGTAATCCGCGGTTGGGCATTATCAACCGTGACGATGCGAAGTCGTTCGCTTTCCTGAACGACCATATCGCAGTAAACAGGACCAACTACGGGCTTGGGGAAGAGGCGGATGTCCGCGCGGTGGATATCGAGTATTCCCCGTCGGGTATCCAGTTTGCGGCGACTTCAAAAGATTTTCGCGTAGCCATCTCGAGCAATTTGGTTGGCGCGTACAACGTCTCGAACTGCCTTGCCGCGTTGACTGCGACAGTCTATGGTTTGGGTATTGATCCACAAGTGGCGGCGCAGGGAATCGCGTCGCTGGAGGGCATCCCCGGACGCATGGAACGCATCGACATGGGACAGAATTTCACCGCGATCGTGGATTTTGCGCATACGCCGAATGCGCTGAAGGTGGCGCTGGAGGCGGGGCGGACGATGACAAAGGGGCGGGTGATCTCTGTGTTCGGCTCGGCGGGATTGCGCGACAAGGAAAAGCGGCGCATGATGGCGGAGACCTCGGCGGAATTGGCGGATCTGACGGTGCTGACCGCCGAAGACCCGCGCACCGAGTCGTTGGATGGGATTTTGGAGGAAATGGCAGCAGGCGCGAGGTCCAAGGGTGGACGCGAGGGCGAGACGTTCTGGCGCGTGGCGGACCGCGGCGAAGCCATCAAATTTGCGTTGCGGCTGGCGCGTGAAGGCGATATTGTGTTGTCATGCGGGAAGGGTCATGAGCAATCCATGTGTTTTGGAAAGACCGAATATTTGTGGGATGACCGCACGGCGATGCGCGCCGCATTGGCGGAATTTTTAGGCGTGGATGGACCGCCCATGCCGTATTTGCCGTCGCAGGACAAACCCGAAGCGGAATGGCTCAAAGGTTAG
- the atpF gene encoding F0F1 ATP synthase subunit B, whose amino-acid sequence MEALGLNLPFLLVQIVNLIIVYTVVAKWIVGPISGLLEKRRQTIAQGLEDARIAAEARANAEKEAAKIIADAQAEAGKVVREATERAESAGKDVKAAAEAEAAKARDAALAEAELERNRILGDLRGQVAALAMAAANKLVGEALDEKKQHALIDEFFSGVKSGKVVVVEGSLSGDSAEVTSALPLTKAEEEAVKKSVSAKEFAFKVDPSILGGLVIKVGDKVLDGSVAGKLEGLRQTLK is encoded by the coding sequence TTGGAAGCATTAGGTCTTAATCTCCCCTTTTTGCTCGTTCAGATCGTCAACCTGATCATCGTCTACACGGTGGTCGCCAAATGGATCGTCGGTCCGATCTCGGGCTTGCTTGAGAAGCGCCGCCAGACGATCGCGCAGGGCTTGGAAGATGCCCGCATTGCTGCGGAAGCCCGCGCCAACGCGGAGAAGGAAGCCGCCAAGATCATCGCGGACGCGCAAGCCGAAGCCGGAAAAGTCGTTCGTGAAGCCACCGAGCGCGCTGAATCCGCCGGCAAGGACGTGAAAGCCGCCGCCGAAGCGGAAGCCGCCAAAGCCCGCGACGCCGCGCTTGCCGAAGCCGAACTCGAGCGCAACCGCATCCTCGGCGATCTGCGCGGACAGGTTGCCGCCCTCGCCATGGCTGCCGCCAACAAACTGGTCGGCGAAGCTCTGGATGAGAAGAAACAGCATGCCCTCATTGACGAATTCTTCTCCGGCGTGAAATCCGGCAAGGTGGTCGTGGTGGAAGGTAGTCTCTCCGGCGACTCCGCCGAAGTGACCAGCGCCCTCCCGCTCACCAAAGCCGAAGAGGAAGCGGTCAAGAAGAGTGTCTCCGCCAAGGAATTCGCCTTCAAAGTTGATCCGTCCATCCTCGGCGGTCTGGTCATCAAAGTCGGTGACAAGGTGCTGGACGGCTCGGTTGCCGGAAAGCTCGAAGGTCTGCGCCAGACCTTGAAGTAA
- the atpE gene encoding ATP synthase F0 subunit C: protein MEAEAAKLIGAGLAMIGAIGAGAGIGIVTGGAVQAMSRNPDMTATIQTNMILGIAFAEAVAIYCLVVSLLILFVF, encoded by the coding sequence ATGGAAGCTGAAGCTGCAAAATTGATTGGTGCGGGTCTGGCGATGATCGGTGCGATTGGTGCGGGTGCTGGTATTGGTATTGTGACCGGCGGCGCTGTTCAAGCCATGTCTCGCAACCCTGATATGACTGCCACGATCCAGACGAACATGATTCTCGGCATTGCGTTCGCAGAAGCCGTCGCCATCTACTGTCTGGTGGTTTCCCTGCTCATCCTGTTCGTATTCTAG
- a CDS encoding F0F1 ATP synthase subunit A: MSEKPMKRVWARWVVLAAIILGLFLFTGFFGAGLGIKPIMPHVYLPGEKLSETPLFGIEGFYLTNTLIGLLLADLIVILIAIGVSRGVKSGKSVLTGISGAVEGLLEMLYGITESTAGKWTKQIFPWFATITLLVLAANWSGLIPGNETVGLVHPYDGHGYDLKQVGPFTTIWDNSTGGEEAHGDYAIVPFLRPASTDLNFTFALAIVAVVMIQVFGFRSQGAAYLTKFWNTKTLFSKPIFGVIDFGVGILELISEFSKILSFAFRLFGNMFAGAVLLFVIGSLVPVFAQSMFYLLEFFIGLIQAVVFGMLTMVFMSQATQGHGEHHDEAH, encoded by the coding sequence GTGAGTGAAAAACCCATGAAACGGGTATGGGCTCGCTGGGTTGTACTTGCAGCCATTATTTTGGGTTTGTTCCTGTTTACCGGTTTCTTCGGAGCCGGTCTCGGGATCAAGCCGATCATGCCGCATGTCTACCTGCCCGGCGAAAAATTGAGCGAGACTCCGCTTTTCGGTATTGAGGGCTTTTACCTGACCAATACCCTGATCGGTCTGCTGCTTGCCGACCTGATCGTGATCCTGATCGCCATCGGCGTTTCGCGCGGCGTCAAGAGCGGCAAGTCGGTGCTGACCGGCATCAGCGGCGCAGTGGAGGGACTGCTCGAAATGCTTTACGGGATCACCGAAAGCACGGCGGGCAAATGGACGAAGCAGATATTCCCCTGGTTTGCCACCATTACGCTGCTAGTTTTGGCTGCCAACTGGTCGGGTTTGATCCCCGGCAACGAAACCGTTGGTCTGGTGCATCCTTATGATGGGCATGGGTATGACCTGAAGCAGGTTGGTCCCTTCACCACCATCTGGGACAATTCGACAGGCGGCGAAGAAGCGCATGGCGATTACGCGATTGTGCCGTTTTTGCGTCCCGCCTCGACCGACCTCAACTTCACCTTTGCGCTTGCCATCGTTGCGGTGGTGATGATCCAGGTGTTCGGTTTCCGCTCGCAGGGAGCGGCGTACCTTACAAAGTTCTGGAATACCAAGACCCTGTTCAGCAAGCCGATCTTCGGCGTGATCGATTTTGGCGTTGGCATCCTGGAGTTGATCTCCGAGTTCTCGAAGATACTTTCGTTCGCTTTCCGTCTTTTCGGTAACATGTTCGCGGGCGCGGTGCTGCTCTTCGTCATCGGTTCGCTCGTGCCGGTCTTTGCCCAGTCGATGTTCTACCTGCTTGAGTTCTTCATCGGTCTCATTCAGGCGGTCGTGTTCGGCATGTTGACCATGGTGTTCATGTCGCAAGCCACGCAGGGACACGGCGAGCATCACGACGAGGCTCATTAA
- a CDS encoding AtpZ/AtpI family protein: MNRQDEGDKRDRRQYTLNLALATVAGQVGFVTLFIIAIALVGGLALDNYLNTKPMFTVLFMIASVPVTVVLMFRIVRAATSRIKPSEKTESIMEDKNRE, from the coding sequence ATGAACCGTCAAGACGAAGGAGATAAGCGGGACCGCAGGCAATATACCCTTAACCTTGCCCTGGCTACTGTTGCCGGGCAGGTTGGGTTTGTAACCCTGTTTATTATCGCGATCGCGCTGGTCGGTGGGCTGGCTTTGGATAATTACCTCAATACCAAGCCGATGTTCACCGTCCTGTTCATGATCGCAAGCGTGCCGGTCACTGTCGTATTGATGTTCCGCATCGTGCGCGCAGCCACCAGCCGCATCAAACCTTCGGAAAAAACGGAATCCATTATGGAGGATAAGAATCGTGAGTGA
- a CDS encoding NADH-quinone oxidoreductase subunit N gives MFTPLVFASILPEILILVLGILILIFEPFWKEDQRRNAGWLTAGGLFIAMIVSLLFGRPGEAVTVLGGMIRFDWLGFFFKMLFMFAGAATALLLMDHDRAGRRGESYVLLLASLLGMNLMAVSSDLVMLYLAIETASIPLYVLSGFLLNDERSTEGGFKYLLFGTVASTIMLYGFSLLFGFSGTTNLSEIAAMFTTGNISPFVGFGVIILLAVGLGFKVSLVPFHFWAPDVYQGAPAPIAGYLSTASKAAGLAVVMRLFFAALPDFASTWTLVFAALAAITMTVGNLLALPQTNIKRLLAYSSVSHAGYALIGVVAFNQLGATSVVFYLAAYIVTNLLAFGLVMAFSRITGLEEITDYAGLSRRNPFMALMMLAAFLSLAGMPPFGGFVAKVFVFAAGVQANYIWLVIVGILNSIIGVYYYLNVLKYVYLYRMPNEDEEQHPVPLTRPYTIALVVLTIGVILVGTVFAPWFSWASDGAFLLFN, from the coding sequence ATGTTTACCCCTCTCGTTTTCGCATCCATCCTCCCTGAGATCCTGATCCTCGTACTCGGCATCCTGATCCTCATCTTTGAGCCGTTCTGGAAGGAGGATCAGCGTCGCAACGCGGGCTGGCTCACGGCAGGCGGTCTCTTCATTGCGATGATCGTCAGCCTGCTCTTTGGGCGTCCCGGCGAAGCTGTGACCGTCCTTGGCGGTATGATCCGTTTCGACTGGCTCGGCTTCTTCTTCAAGATGCTGTTCATGTTTGCCGGGGCGGCGACTGCGCTCCTGTTGATGGACCATGACCGGGCGGGGCGCAGAGGCGAGTCCTATGTCCTTTTGCTCGCTTCGCTTCTCGGCATGAACCTGATGGCTGTTTCGTCGGATCTGGTCATGCTGTACCTTGCCATCGAGACCGCGTCCATCCCGCTTTATGTCCTTTCGGGCTTCCTGCTCAACGACGAACGTTCGACGGAAGGCGGTTTCAAATACCTGCTGTTTGGCACGGTGGCTTCGACCATCATGCTGTACGGCTTCAGCCTGCTCTTCGGTTTTTCAGGAACGACCAACCTTTCTGAAATTGCCGCCATGTTCACAACGGGCAATATTTCTCCGTTCGTTGGCTTTGGTGTGATCATCCTGCTGGCAGTTGGGCTTGGCTTCAAGGTATCGCTTGTTCCGTTCCATTTCTGGGCGCCGGATGTGTATCAGGGCGCGCCGGCACCCATTGCGGGGTATCTCTCCACAGCTTCGAAAGCCGCCGGCTTAGCCGTCGTGATGCGCCTGTTCTTTGCCGCCCTGCCTGATTTCGCATCCACATGGACACTGGTCTTTGCGGCGCTGGCGGCGATCACCATGACGGTCGGTAACCTGCTCGCTCTTCCGCAGACGAATATCAAGCGCTTGTTGGCGTACTCGTCTGTTTCCCACGCGGGTTACGCCCTCATCGGCGTGGTTGCGTTCAATCAACTCGGCGCGACCAGCGTGGTCTTTTATCTCGCGGCGTATATCGTCACCAACCTGCTCGCCTTCGGTCTGGTCATGGCGTTCAGCCGCATCACCGGGCTGGAAGAGATCACGGATTATGCAGGATTAAGCCGCCGCAACCCGTTCATGGCGCTGATGATGCTCGCCGCATTCCTCTCCCTGGCTGGGATGCCCCCATTTGGCGGTTTCGTGGCGAAGGTCTTTGTCTTCGCCGCCGGCGTGCAGGCGAACTATATCTGGCTGGTCATTGTGGGTATCCTCAACTCGATCATCGGCGTGTACTACTACCTGAACGTGTTGAAGTATGTATACCTTTACCGCATGCCAAACGAAGATGAAGAACAGCACCCGGTCCCGTTGACGCGCCCCTACACAATCGCGCTGGTCGTTCTGACGATTGGCGTGATCCTGGTCGGTACCGTATTCGCCCCCTGGTTCAGCTGGGCATCCGACGGCGCCTTCCTTCTCTTCAATTGA
- a CDS encoding NADH-quinone oxidoreductase subunit M, translating to MMNFPILSIITFIPIAAGVLILMMPAGRKNETRAVALAAATLDLLLSGWVYLQYLTQDMTGYQFIEQYNWLPQLGISLHFGVDGMSAPLVLLTGIVMFTGVLISWGDDNPHVMAGIQDRPREFFAFLFLLAGGVFGVFVSLDLFMLFFFYEIAVFPMYLLIAIWGWVKTREYAAMKLTLYLFIGSVVALVGALAMYWVQYQNTGVLSFDMLVMENAGFSQAFQNAWFLPVFFGFAVLGGIWPFHNWSPDGHVAAPTAVSMFHAGVLMKLGAFAALRVGVMLLPEGAKTWAPLIMGFAAIAVVYGAYIAFVQTDLKYMIGFSSVSHMGLVMLGISTLNATGLTGAGVQMFSHGVMTALFFAVTGMIYDRSHTRMIPELGGMMKVMPFAAVGFIIGGLVSMGMPGFSGFVAEFPIFMGVWQEQWLVAVIASISIVITAAYIMMNIRKVFFSPMPEHLEGHVGDVTVLDKVAIVTLCLFMVALGMFPSIMVPMVETGVGYIMNLLGGA from the coding sequence ATGATGAATTTTCCCATCCTGAGTATCATCACTTTCATTCCAATTGCGGCTGGCGTCCTGATTCTGATGATGCCCGCCGGGCGGAAGAATGAAACCCGCGCAGTTGCGCTTGCGGCTGCGACGCTTGACCTTTTGCTTTCCGGCTGGGTCTACCTGCAGTACCTCACGCAGGATATGACAGGCTACCAGTTCATCGAGCAATACAACTGGCTCCCGCAATTGGGCATCAGCCTGCACTTCGGCGTGGACGGCATGTCCGCTCCGCTGGTCCTGTTGACCGGCATCGTCATGTTCACCGGCGTGCTTATCTCCTGGGGCGACGATAATCCGCACGTCATGGCGGGCATCCAGGATCGTCCGCGCGAGTTTTTCGCTTTCCTGTTCCTTCTGGCGGGCGGTGTGTTCGGTGTTTTCGTCTCGCTCGACCTGTTCATGCTGTTCTTCTTCTATGAGATCGCGGTCTTCCCGATGTACTTGCTGATCGCCATCTGGGGCTGGGTCAAGACCCGTGAATACGCCGCGATGAAACTGACCCTGTACCTGTTCATCGGCTCGGTGGTTGCCCTCGTCGGCGCGCTTGCCATGTACTGGGTGCAATACCAGAACACCGGCGTGCTTTCCTTCGACATGCTCGTCATGGAAAACGCCGGTTTTTCACAGGCTTTTCAAAATGCCTGGTTCCTGCCGGTCTTTTTTGGATTTGCAGTCCTTGGCGGTATCTGGCCTTTCCACAACTGGTCGCCGGACGGTCACGTTGCAGCACCGACCGCCGTTTCCATGTTCCATGCAGGCGTGCTGATGAAACTCGGCGCGTTTGCCGCCTTGCGCGTCGGCGTGATGCTCCTGCCCGAAGGCGCGAAGACCTGGGCTCCGCTCATCATGGGCTTCGCCGCGATCGCGGTGGTGTACGGCGCGTATATCGCCTTCGTCCAGACTGACCTGAAATACATGATCGGTTTTTCATCCGTTTCGCACATGGGCTTGGTGATGCTCGGCATCTCCACGCTCAACGCCACCGGTCTGACCGGGGCAGGGGTGCAGATGTTCTCGCACGGCGTGATGACGGCTCTCTTCTTTGCTGTGACCGGCATGATCTATGACCGTTCCCATACCCGCATGATCCCCGAACTGGGCGGCATGATGAAGGTGATGCCTTTTGCCGCAGTGGGTTTCATCATCGGCGGTCTGGTCTCGATGGGTATGCCGGGCTTCTCCGGTTTCGTCGCGGAATTCCCCATCTTCATGGGCGTCTGGCAGGAACAATGGCTGGTGGCGGTCATTGCCAGCATTTCCATCGTCATCACCGCGGCATACATCATGATGAACATTCGAAAGGTCTTTTTCTCTCCAATGCCTGAACATCTCGAGGGGCATGTCGGCGATGTCACCGTTTTGGACAAGGTGGCGATCGTGACCCTTTGTCTCTTCATGGTTGCCCTCGGCATGTTCCCGTCCATCATGGTTCCGATGGTGGAGACCGGCGTCGGCTACATCATGAACCTGCTGGGAGGTGCATAA
- a CDS encoding NADH-quinone oxidoreductase subunit M: protein MEFLNTHLLSLILFVPAIAALIMLFLPGGETKLLRWFAFSASLIPFVLTLVAWTNFNPDAAGFQFVEKYVWYEAINSSFHLGVDGISLSMVLLTTLLTPLSILASFNITDRVKPYMMLFLFLETGMLGVFMSLDLLIFFVFWEIGLVPMYFLINQWGSANRDYASLKFMIYTMGGSLGLLLAVQLLGVKFGTYDLLVLYERWNSLNLAEPLLGDIPVHTVKTIAFWAFVIAFAVKVPLWPFHTWLPDAHTEAPTAGSMILAGVLLKLGGYGFIRLILPLYPLEAKIFAGAMAFLAVAAIVFGAFGSYGQTDFKRLVAYSSVNHMGFVVLGIAAAGLASGTVDAQIAMSGAVLQMFNHGLSAAGMFFLVGVIYERTHTRDLSKYGGLFPLVPVFGGILIFTSMASLGLPGLNGFVSEFMVVRGSYPVLTIYTVIAMLGLLFTGAYILKGIKNVLHGPMNEHWAHGEHKITEINTRELFVIVPLMVLMLVIGLWPAWILEVINKAVVALF from the coding sequence ATGGAATTTCTCAACACTCATCTCCTTAGCCTGATCCTGTTCGTGCCTGCAATCGCGGCATTGATCATGCTCTTCCTGCCGGGCGGCGAGACGAAGCTCCTGCGCTGGTTCGCATTTTCCGCCAGCCTGATCCCCTTCGTGCTCACGCTTGTGGCATGGACAAATTTCAACCCGGATGCGGCGGGCTTCCAATTCGTAGAAAAGTACGTCTGGTACGAAGCCATCAATTCGTCCTTCCACCTCGGCGTGGATGGCATCTCGCTCTCGATGGTTTTGCTCACTACCCTGCTGACCCCGCTTTCCATCCTTGCCTCGTTCAACATCACCGACCGCGTCAAGCCGTACATGATGCTGTTCCTGTTCCTCGAAACAGGCATGCTCGGCGTCTTCATGTCGCTCGACCTGTTGATCTTCTTCGTGTTCTGGGAGATCGGTCTCGTCCCGATGTACTTCCTCATCAACCAGTGGGGCAGCGCCAACCGGGATTATGCTTCGCTCAAGTTCATGATCTACACCATGGGCGGTTCGCTAGGCTTGCTGTTGGCTGTGCAATTGCTCGGCGTTAAGTTTGGTACTTATGACTTGCTGGTATTGTATGAGCGATGGAACTCACTTAATCTTGCTGAGCCACTTCTTGGCGATATTCCTGTACATACCGTCAAGACCATCGCCTTTTGGGCGTTCGTGATCGCGTTTGCGGTCAAAGTCCCGTTGTGGCCCTTCCACACTTGGTTGCCCGATGCCCACACGGAAGCCCCCACTGCCGGCTCGATGATCCTCGCCGGCGTCCTGCTGAAACTCGGCGGCTATGGCTTCATCCGCTTAATCCTGCCGCTGTATCCGCTTGAGGCAAAAATCTTTGCGGGCGCGATGGCATTCCTTGCGGTTGCCGCCATTGTCTTCGGCGCGTTCGGCTCCTACGGCCAAACGGACTTCAAACGGCTGGTTGCATACTCGTCCGTGAATCACATGGGCTTTGTGGTGCTCGGTATTGCCGCCGCGGGGCTGGCTTCCGGCACGGTGGATGCCCAAATTGCGATGAGCGGCGCGGTCTTGCAGATGTTCAACCATGGTCTGTCGGCGGCGGGAATGTTCTTCCTCGTTGGCGTGATCTACGAGCGCACCCATACCCGCGATCTTAGCAAGTACGGCGGCTTATTCCCGCTTGTGCCTGTCTTTGGCGGTATTCTGATCTTTACCAGCATGGCATCCCTCGGCTTGCCCGGACTCAACGGCTTCGTTTCGGAGTTCATGGTGGTGCGGGGTTCATATCCGGTGCTGACGATCTATACCGTCATTGCCATGCTGGGTCTGCTGTTTACGGGCGCGTACATCCTTAAAGGGATCAAGAACGTCCTGCATGGACCCATGAACGAACACTGGGCGCACGGCGAACATAAAATCACCGAGATCAACACGCGCGAACTTTTCGTCATCGTTCCGCTCATGGTCCTGATGCTGGTCATCGGACTGTGGCCCGCGTGGATCCTGGAAGTCATCAACAAAGCCGTTGTGGCTCTGTTCTAA